ttatttttctctccatctctCTCCATCTCTATATTTTTAACTTCAACTGATCTCCATTTCTATAGCTACATCGACCCAACTCTCAAACACGACCTCACATCTTCCACCAAGCCATGGGCACTTTCACCACTAATATCGACCATGCCTCATTTCATGCACACGAGGATTccaccttcttcctcctcatgtATGCTACCCCCCTTCTCAGCAAACCAGTCCATCCAAGACAGGAACTCTGGGCTGTACCTTGCCCTCTCTGATGAGCTCGATGAGGGAGATTCTGCATCCAGCTCATCAGGAACATCATTCCGCTCtgcgtcctcctcctccgacaaCGTTGCACCGGTAAGCCCGAGTCCCCTATCGACCGCCAGATCCAGCTCGAAGGGATCCTCAACCGGCGGCTCGAGCTTCTCTGTCAAATCCGCCATGCGCAAAGTCAAACCGAAGCGTGCGCGGAGTACGCTTAGCACCggctcttcttcgtcgtccgaGCAAGGAGAACGCCGTATGAAGCGTGAGCGGAAACTGCAGACGCTTTAGACAGCGTCGCAGCGGCGCAGCTACTTTGCGCAAAAAGCCCGCCGGCAGGTCTTCGGCCCGGAGGATGTGATCACGACCGATTTTTGTTATGGGTTTATCAGTTTTGCGCCGACGTTAGCTCCTGCAACTGCCCGGGGGATTGTCTTTTGACTTGATGAAGTATTGGGATGGACAGCCGGTTCGGTTTGTTTGTTGTGAGCGGGTgcggaaggaggaaggaggagaagataGGAACGGAAAGGAGCCATGGGGAAGGATGTTTTGGTGTGTAGCTATCGAGAttgtggatgaggatgaggatgttaATTGAGCTGGGTGGACTAGTCTTGGATTCAAACATCTTATAACATTTGTAAGGGACACTGTCGGACTTATTGGATAAAAAATCTATTAATATACCCCCAAACTTGCGGTCCCAGGTAACTTTTGAAAGTTTCAAACGGAATGTCGTAGAACTCGGAAAATGAAATTTGGATAAACTGTCATTTAATTGTTAATCTGGATTGGCAAATATCTCTACACAAACTACCCTGATGTTTGAAGCCCACATGACTCGGGCAAAGCTAAATGGTCGAAGTCGCCAATCATATACAGGTTTAGGGTTGTTGCCCGGTTTCACTGTGTTCGAGGTCACCATTTCAAAGTCAAGCGTAAGGAAATAGCTcagattttcttcttcaattgtGACTTATGTAGTAAACTTGGATTATTTGATTTTCAAATAGGATACCCGACGAAACCATGGGCCTGCAAAACGTCGAGCACAATAAATGTCCACCTGATAATGTGGTTCTTCAATTCAAAGCATTGCGTCAGGCGTCATAAATACAAATTCAAACGATAAACGCCCAAGTAAAGCGTCTTAAAGCTAAATTAGCCGAACTCGAGGGAATTCTGCACATTATTTTCGAGCAATGCTTGACCGCGACTTGTTTCTAATACATCGTTTCAATGAAATAGAGCGTTTTTTCTTTAATGTTGAATTCCATTTATCTGTAAAACCATATGCTATCTGATATGTAGTTTCTATTCTTTTCAGAATAAATGATGGCTATTAGTCCTTTAGTACAGGGGTGGACGCCATAACTTGGGACAGTCCTTCGGGTCCAGAGGATATGGTACAACTCTTGAAAACTATAAAATTGCGGTCAACGCTACTCTCTCCTTATTCCAGTATCCCAAGGTCTTCCAGCGCTCTTTCAATCATTACACTCCTTGACACCGTACTTGATCAGCAATATGTTTAAACATTCCTTTTTCACCTTGTCGCTCTATATTCTTCAAATACTGAGTGCTGGAGTCATCCAAGCACTCGGCGCTCCAAATATTCTTCGGGGTAGAACAGCCGAACGTGCAAAAGATATGATATGAACTGGGAAAAGCATAAACACCGTTGCTGACGGTAGATTCTATTTTCAAGTACCGGCCTCCAACAAagtaggaggaggaggatatgaCGACGAGTCTTCTGCCTCGCCTCCATGTCATAAATTCTCATGGCGTCCCATCGTCGAACAGAGAGATGACTCAAAAGGAAACGCTGCACTCGAAAGTACGCTCAACGATGTAGGAATTATGGATGGAATGTCTCTTATGCCGCGGATGACACGTCAGAAGAACATTGAGTCTAAGCGTAGAAAATATCGTCACCCCGGCAAGAAAGGCGACGGCTCGGAGCCTGACGACCAAAAACCGGACTTGAAACCTTGGAGGCATAAGGATAAGAAGTATGGAAACGAGAAGCCTGAGGAAAAGAATGCTGTTCTTTTTGACGTCCAAGTGACCAGAGAACAAGCACATTAAGACTCCCAGGAACCTGCTACCACAACAAAGCAGCCGGCTTCTGGAGGTTGTTTTATCCAGGATGTGGTAGAAGTAGAAACTGGAGCGGATGGAGGGCGACGGTGGGACGTACATCAACATTAACTGTATTCATTCGCTAGGTATTTCTCGATCTAGTGTTTCATTCTTTCTACCCGTAGTCCTTTAGGCTTTGATCTGGTCATCTTTCGTTCGTATGTGGTAAATTACACGCTCGTTTTGTTTTGATATTCAATGGTTTCGTCGATTGTATGAATTTCATTAATTATATACTTGGTTTTCACCTTACggtcttgtctttttttgtgaACGAATT
This portion of the Psilocybe cubensis strain MGC-MH-2018 chromosome 12, whole genome shotgun sequence genome encodes:
- a CDS encoding UPF0590 protein (UPF0590 protein C409.17c) gives rise to the protein MVPITHLVNTPHSHPIRSDLFEGELVAQIQSMTDEQGKVHESEYFKREDRGGVTWSIVVRADDILFGNTFDRPLKLPWGTSAVLKFMHYIDPTLKHDLTSSTKPWALSPLISTMPHFMHTRIPPSSSSCMLPPFSANQSIQDRNSGLYLALSDELDEGDSASSSSGTSFRSASSSSDNVAPVSPSPLSTARSSSKGSSTGGSSFSVKSAMRKVKPKRARSTLSTGSSSSSEQGERRMKRERKLQTL